A portion of the Clostridium gelidum genome contains these proteins:
- a CDS encoding transketolase, whose translation MNKQELISISKEVKKDIIEMIYESKSGHPGGSLSCADIITYLYYEKMNINVENPKEPSRDRFVLSKGHAAPALYAVLAEKGYFPKDELKKLRKIGALLQGHPDSKHISGVDVSTGSLGQGISNAVGMALGLRSQKNNAKIYVLLGDGELQEGLVWEATMAAAHYKLDNLVAIIDNNGLQIDGKNEEVMGIDPLDKKFESFGFNVIVCEDGHDFDKIDEAFSKIDKVKGKPSVIIAKTVKGKGVSFMENNAGWHGQAPNEDEKNKALIELDR comes from the coding sequence ATGAATAAACAAGAATTAATTTCTATATCAAAGGAAGTTAAAAAAGATATTATTGAAATGATTTATGAGTCAAAGTCAGGGCATCCAGGAGGCTCATTATCTTGTGCAGATATAATAACTTATTTATATTATGAAAAAATGAATATAAATGTTGAAAATCCAAAGGAGCCTAGTAGAGATAGATTTGTTTTAAGCAAAGGACATGCAGCACCAGCACTTTATGCTGTACTTGCGGAGAAAGGATATTTTCCTAAAGACGAATTAAAGAAACTTCGAAAAATAGGAGCACTTCTTCAAGGACATCCGGATTCTAAACATATATCTGGTGTTGATGTTTCAACAGGTTCACTAGGGCAAGGAATATCAAATGCAGTAGGTATGGCTTTAGGACTTAGAAGTCAAAAGAATAATGCAAAAATCTATGTACTTTTAGGAGATGGAGAACTTCAAGAAGGTTTGGTTTGGGAAGCTACAATGGCGGCAGCTCATTATAAATTAGATAATTTAGTTGCTATTATTGATAATAATGGACTTCAAATTGATGGGAAGAATGAAGAAGTAATGGGAATTGATCCTTTAGATAAAAAGTTTGAAAGCTTTGGATTTAATGTTATTGTTTGTGAAGACGGTCATGATTTTGATAAAATTGATGAAGCATTTTCAAAAATAGATAAAGTTAAAGGAAAACCAAGTGTGATTATTGCAAAGACCGTAAAAGGCAAGGGTGTTAGTTTTATGGAAAATAATGCAGGATGGCATGGACAAGCTCCTAATGAAGATGAAAAAAATAAAGCATTAATTGAGCTTGATAGATAG
- a CDS encoding L-ribulose-5-phosphate 4-epimerase, with the protein MLEELKKEVYEANMLLPKYKLITFTWGNVSAIDRKTGLIVIKPSGVDYEKMSPEDMVVVNLAGEVVEGKYKPSSDTPTHVKLYNNFPEVGGIVHTHSRWATIFSQAGKSIKPYGTTQADYFYNEIPCTRDMTPEEIKSNYEDNTGGVIVELFKNINPTHVPAVLVKNHGPFTWGKDAIEAVHNAVVLEEVAMMAWNTEVLANHSIETMPKELIEKHFMRKHGPNAYYGQ; encoded by the coding sequence ATGTTAGAAGAATTAAAAAAAGAAGTTTATGAAGCAAATATGCTTTTACCTAAATATAAATTGATAACCTTTACGTGGGGAAATGTTTCTGCAATAGACAGGAAAACAGGGTTAATAGTAATTAAGCCATCAGGTGTTGATTATGAAAAAATGAGTCCAGAAGATATGGTAGTGGTTAATTTGGCTGGAGAAGTAGTTGAAGGAAAATATAAACCATCATCAGATACACCTACACACGTTAAACTATATAACAACTTTCCTGAAGTTGGAGGTATTGTGCACACTCATTCAAGATGGGCAACTATATTCTCTCAAGCAGGAAAATCCATTAAACCATATGGCACAACTCAAGCAGATTATTTTTATAATGAAATTCCTTGTACAAGAGATATGACTCCAGAAGAAATAAAATCAAATTATGAAGATAACACTGGAGGAGTTATTGTTGAATTATTTAAGAACATAAATCCAACGCATGTACCTGCAGTTTTAGTGAAGAATCATGGACCTTTTACATGGGGAAAAGATGCTATAGAAGCAGTTCACAATGCAGTTGTATTAGAAGAAGTTGCAATGATGGCTTGGAATACAGAAGTTTTAGCAAATCATAGTATTGAAACTATGCCAAAGGAATTGATAGAAAAACATTTTATGAGAAAACATGGACCTAATGCTTATTATGGGCAATAG
- a CDS encoding L-ribulose-5-phosphate 3-epimerase translates to MKEYTLGLYEKSMPNFLSWEEKLNCAKECGFDTLEISIDETEEKLSRLDMTIEERRQLVELMFKCGIEIRTMCLSGHRKYSLGSTDETTRNKGMDIMRKAIDLASDIGVRIIQIAGYDVYYEEGNEQTRKYFEENLKKSVEMAANKGVILAFETMETEFMNTVEKAMEFVKLVNSPYLQVYPDCGNVTNATLDYGTSPIEDFEKGRGHISAVHLKETVPGKFREITFGTGHVNFQEIIKKSWKLGVRKYTAEFWYVGNDDWKDVIKDTKIFMDEKFKKILE, encoded by the coding sequence ATGAAAGAATATACATTAGGGCTTTATGAAAAATCTATGCCGAATTTTCTATCATGGGAAGAAAAATTAAATTGTGCTAAAGAATGTGGATTTGATACTTTAGAAATAAGTATAGATGAAACCGAAGAAAAGTTATCTAGATTAGATATGACTATAGAAGAGAGAAGACAACTTGTAGAACTAATGTTTAAATGTGGAATTGAAATAAGAACAATGTGCTTAAGTGGACATAGAAAATATTCTTTAGGAAGCACAGATGAGACTACTAGGAATAAAGGAATGGATATCATGAGAAAGGCAATCGATTTAGCTTCTGATATCGGTGTAAGAATAATTCAAATAGCTGGATATGATGTTTACTATGAAGAAGGAAATGAACAAACTAGAAAATATTTTGAAGAAAATTTAAAAAAATCTGTGGAAATGGCAGCTAATAAAGGTGTAATTCTTGCGTTTGAAACTATGGAAACAGAATTTATGAATACTGTTGAGAAAGCAATGGAATTTGTTAAATTAGTTAATTCTCCATATCTTCAAGTTTATCCGGACTGCGGAAATGTAACTAATGCAACTTTAGACTATGGTACAAGTCCTATCGAAGACTTTGAAAAAGGCAGAGGTCATATTTCAGCTGTACATTTAAAAGAAACTGTTCCAGGAAAGTTTAGAGAAATTACATTTGGAACAGGACATGTTAATTTCCAAGAGATAATAAAAAAATCATGGAAACTTGGTGTTAGAAAATACACAGCAGAGTTTTGGTATGTTGGAAATGATGATTGGAAAGATGTAATTAAAGATACAAAAATTTTCATGGATGAAAAGTTTAAAAAAATTTTAGAATAG
- a CDS encoding PTS sugar transporter subunit IIA, with product MLQGLIDKKRYSFHEGFDTWEEAVAASCKPLIEDGAIESTYVDAIIGNVKKYGPYIVIAPNICIPHAQEGVVGVNETAMCFMRTKNPVHFSDNPDEDARLFFVLASTDNEVHLQNLSNMVGLIEDESIVDKLLEAKSKEDLEVIVEILKAKVV from the coding sequence ATGTTACAAGGATTAATTGATAAAAAAAGATATTCATTTCATGAAGGTTTTGATACTTGGGAGGAAGCAGTTGCAGCTTCGTGTAAACCTTTAATAGAGGATGGGGCGATAGAAAGTACTTATGTGGATGCAATAATAGGAAATGTAAAAAAATATGGTCCATATATAGTTATAGCACCAAATATTTGTATACCACATGCTCAAGAAGGCGTTGTAGGAGTTAATGAAACAGCAATGTGTTTTATGAGAACTAAAAATCCAGTTCATTTTAGTGATAATCCAGATGAAGATGCAAGATTATTTTTTGTTTTAGCTTCAACAGATAATGAGGTACATTTGCAAAACTTATCAAATATGGTTGGATTAATAGAAGATGAATCAATAGTAGATAAATTACTTGAAGCGAAATCAAAGGAAGATTTAGAGGTAATTGTTGAAATTTTAAAAGCAAAGGTTGTTTAA
- a CDS encoding transketolase family protein, with protein MGKATRESYGMALLELGHENDKVVVLDADLSKSTKTNGFKGEFKDRFFNAGIAEQNLMGMAAGFANVGNIPFASTFAVFATGRAFEIIRNSICYPKVNVKIAATHAGITVGEDGGSHQSIEDIALMNSLPNMTVIVPADHREAMAATKTAAEFDGPVYLRFGRCNTEDIFDENYKFQIGKGVQVREGNDVTIIATGMMVQKAIEASKILESQGINARVINISTIKPIDRELIIKAAKDTKGIVTAEEHSIIGGLGAMVAEVVCTECPTLIKMVGIKDTFGESGTPDELMEKYNLTSKAIIEEVKAILK; from the coding sequence ATGGGTAAGGCAACAAGAGAATCATATGGAATGGCATTATTAGAACTTGGACACGAAAATGATAAAGTAGTAGTTTTAGATGCGGATCTTTCAAAATCAACAAAGACAAATGGTTTTAAAGGAGAATTTAAAGATAGATTTTTTAATGCAGGAATTGCAGAACAAAACTTAATGGGAATGGCAGCAGGATTTGCAAACGTAGGAAACATACCTTTTGCAAGTACTTTTGCAGTGTTTGCAACAGGAAGAGCTTTTGAGATAATAAGAAACTCAATTTGTTATCCTAAAGTGAATGTAAAAATAGCAGCAACTCATGCAGGAATAACAGTTGGAGAAGATGGCGGATCACATCAATCAATTGAAGATATTGCACTTATGAATTCGCTTCCTAATATGACAGTAATAGTACCAGCAGACCATAGAGAAGCAATGGCAGCAACAAAAACAGCTGCAGAATTTGATGGACCTGTTTATTTAAGATTTGGAAGATGTAATACAGAAGATATATTTGATGAAAATTACAAATTTCAAATTGGTAAAGGGGTTCAAGTAAGAGAAGGTAATGATGTAACAATTATTGCAACAGGAATGATGGTTCAAAAAGCTATTGAAGCTTCAAAAATACTAGAAAGTCAAGGAATCAATGCAAGAGTTATAAATATCTCAACTATAAAGCCAATAGATAGAGAATTAATCATTAAAGCAGCAAAAGATACAAAAGGAATAGTTACTGCTGAAGAGCATTCAATTATAGGTGGACTTGGTGCTATGGTGGCAGAAGTTGTATGTACTGAATGTCCTACTCTTATAAAAATGGTTGGGATAAAAGATACGTTTGGAGAGTCGGGAACGCCAGACGAATTAATGGAAAAGTATAATCTAACTAGTAAGGCTATTATTGAAGAAGTAAAAGCAATATTAAAATAA
- a CDS encoding methyl-accepting chemotaxis protein has protein sequence MIKKLNLGTKISSIIAIIILICYVGVFSTILVQLKAKSISDSEALAKEVSLSYTTQITGRFEKLEVITKDLKNAVTKQMKFGTQNRELVIGMQKEILDMNPEVFGITVAFEPNAFDQKDDYYKGRKEFSETGMFIPYVSRGENELVVEAAYNDETEMTWYNKPKELKGTYITEPTSYKVNGKDVTMASLAIPILNDNGNFLGVISIDYKLDTLEQIVQEKTPLGGTVELLSNAGIYIASGEDPSLKMKNAKENSDVWAKIISETSQGKEFYTYGNSVTKGKEVLMVAYPVNLENTNTNWILCSQIPKDKILEGYNKIFNVIIVAAIASLVIVIFVIWLVIKKMTTGIKYAEKQMDLLAKGDLTIELDEKYLQKEDEIGKMFKSMREMQKSYRHIITGVKRECNIVLDSINVTKEKIDDLNIRISDVSATTEELSASMEETAASTEEINSSSSKMESLIKTMGSSVEDGEKTAKEIEERAIRLKYDAIKSQEKSNNITLEMQESLKTAVEKSKAVNKINELTSRILEITDKTNLLALNAAIESARAGEAGKGFAVVADEIRKLAETSKETAIEIQQINKEVVVAVNDLKGTSTEVINFIGTQVVEDYNKLVDTGEQYKNDAIVFNELVSTIGEISDKLINSTEEIITSIDEVAQATNEGATGTTIIATKSNEVVNLSEEVVEQTYKTKESVDKLLEVVSIFKI, from the coding sequence ATGATTAAAAAACTTAATTTAGGAACAAAAATCAGCAGTATTATAGCAATTATAATACTTATATGTTACGTTGGTGTATTTTCAACGATATTAGTACAACTAAAAGCAAAAAGCATAAGTGATAGTGAAGCATTAGCAAAAGAAGTATCGTTATCTTATACAACTCAAATTACAGGTCGCTTTGAAAAATTAGAAGTTATAACTAAAGATTTAAAAAATGCAGTAACTAAGCAAATGAAATTTGGAACACAAAACAGAGAACTTGTTATCGGAATGCAGAAGGAAATATTAGATATGAATCCTGAGGTGTTTGGAATAACAGTAGCATTTGAACCAAATGCATTTGACCAAAAGGATGATTATTATAAAGGTAGAAAAGAATTCTCAGAAACTGGTATGTTTATACCATATGTAAGTAGAGGAGAAAATGAACTAGTAGTTGAGGCTGCATATAATGATGAAACAGAAATGACTTGGTATAATAAGCCGAAGGAATTGAAAGGTACTTACATTACAGAACCTACATCTTATAAAGTTAATGGTAAAGATGTTACGATGGCATCTTTGGCAATACCAATATTAAATGATAATGGAAATTTCTTAGGGGTAATATCAATAGATTATAAACTTGACACATTAGAACAAATTGTACAAGAGAAAACACCACTTGGAGGAACTGTTGAATTGCTTTCAAATGCAGGGATTTATATAGCAAGTGGTGAAGATCCTAGTTTGAAAATGAAAAACGCTAAAGAAAACAGTGATGTTTGGGCTAAAATCATAAGCGAAACTTCACAAGGAAAAGAATTTTATACTTATGGAAATTCAGTTACAAAAGGTAAGGAAGTGTTAATGGTAGCATATCCAGTTAATTTAGAAAATACTAATACAAATTGGATTTTATGTAGTCAAATTCCGAAGGATAAAATATTAGAAGGTTATAATAAAATATTTAATGTAATTATAGTTGCAGCAATTGCCTCATTAGTTATAGTGATTTTTGTAATATGGCTTGTAATTAAGAAGATGACAACAGGTATAAAATATGCAGAAAAACAAATGGATTTATTAGCTAAGGGAGATCTTACAATAGAATTAGATGAAAAGTACTTACAAAAAGAAGATGAGATAGGAAAAATGTTTAAATCTATGAGAGAAATGCAAAAATCTTATAGACATATAATAACTGGAGTTAAGAGAGAATGTAATATAGTATTAGATTCTATAAATGTTACCAAAGAAAAAATAGATGACTTAAATATTAGAATTTCGGATGTATCTGCAACGACGGAAGAATTGTCTGCAAGTATGGAGGAAACAGCAGCTTCAACAGAAGAAATAAATTCTTCATCTTCAAAGATGGAATCTTTAATAAAAACTATGGGTTCAAGTGTTGAGGATGGGGAGAAAACTGCAAAGGAGATTGAAGAAAGAGCTATAAGACTTAAATATGATGCAATAAAATCACAAGAAAAATCTAATAATATAACTTTAGAAATGCAAGAAAGCTTAAAAACAGCAGTAGAAAAATCTAAGGCGGTAAATAAAATAAATGAATTAACATCTAGAATATTGGAGATTACTGATAAAACAAATTTATTAGCGTTGAATGCAGCAATAGAATCAGCAAGAGCAGGGGAAGCTGGTAAGGGATTCGCAGTAGTTGCAGATGAAATAAGAAAACTTGCTGAGACCTCAAAAGAAACAGCTATAGAAATTCAACAAATAAATAAAGAAGTAGTTGTAGCAGTAAATGATCTTAAAGGAACTTCAACTGAAGTTATTAATTTTATTGGAACTCAAGTAGTTGAAGATTATAATAAACTCGTTGACACAGGAGAACAATATAAAAATGATGCTATAGTATTCAATGAACTAGTTAGTACTATAGGTGAAATTTCAGATAAATTAATTAATTCAACTGAAGAGATTATTACATCAATAGATGAAGTTGCACAAGCAACAAATGAAGGGGCTACAGGAACAACAATAATTGCAACTAAATCAAATGAAGTAGTTAACTTAAGCGAAGAAGTAGTAGAGCAAACATATAAAACTAAAGAAAGTGTAGACAAACTTTTAGAAGTAGTATCAATATTTAAAATTTAG
- the fsa gene encoding fructose-6-phosphate aldolase, with amino-acid sequence MKIFVDTANIEEIKKANALGVICGVTTNPSLIAKEGRDFKEVIKEITSIVDGPISGEVISMQSEEMVIEAREIAKMHKNMVVKIPMCEEGLKAVSILHKEGIKTNVTLIFSALQALLAARAGASYVSPFLGRLDDIGSVGITLIQDIAEIFEIHSIDAEIISASVRNPIHVLDCAKAGSHIATIPYNVIVQMIKHPLTDAGIEKFLKDYEGMNK; translated from the coding sequence ATGAAAATATTTGTAGATACAGCTAATATAGAAGAAATAAAAAAAGCCAATGCTTTAGGGGTTATCTGTGGAGTAACAACTAATCCATCACTTATAGCAAAAGAAGGTAGAGATTTTAAAGAAGTAATAAAAGAGATTACAAGTATAGTTGATGGACCAATTAGTGGAGAAGTTATTTCAATGCAAAGTGAAGAAATGGTTATTGAAGCTCGTGAAATAGCTAAAATGCATAAGAATATGGTTGTTAAAATTCCAATGTGTGAAGAAGGTTTAAAGGCTGTAAGTATTCTTCATAAAGAAGGTATAAAAACAAATGTAACTTTAATATTTTCAGCACTTCAAGCACTACTTGCAGCAAGAGCTGGTGCTAGCTATGTAAGTCCATTCTTAGGTAGATTAGATGATATTGGAAGTGTGGGAATTACATTAATTCAAGATATTGCAGAAATATTTGAAATTCATAGTATAGATGCAGAAATTATTTCTGCAAGCGTTAGAAACCCAATCCATGTACTAGATTGTGCTAAGGCAGGTTCTCATATAGCTACAATACCTTATAATGTAATAGTGCAAATGATAAAACATCCACTTACAGATGCAGGTATTGAAAAGTTTTTAAAAGATTATGAAGGTATGAATAAGTAA
- a CDS encoding PTS ascorbate transporter subunit IIC has translation MNILLGIWNFFQTNILTNPAFFIGFIVLIGYLLLKRPIYEAIAGFIKATVGYLILNVASGGLVSNFRPILAGLKDRFNLTAAVIDPYFGQTAAQAAIENIGRSFSLMMIVLLIAFMFNIVLVLFRKQTKVRTVFITGHIMVQQSSTALWMVLFCFPNIIDTQAVIMLGLLLGTYWAVASNLTVEATQELTEGGGFAVGHQQMFGIWLTHKIAGKIGNKEKSIEHLKLPGFLEIFSDNVVATGILMMFFFGTIMGILGPDLLHQIDKTGFAANRNFLFYIMEKSLNFAVYLSILQLGVKMFVSELTESFQGISNKILPGSMPAVDCAATYGFGHANAVTIGFLFGALGQFISIIGLVVFQSPVLIISGFVPLFFDNATFAVFANKKGGLRAACIIPFVSGIIQVLGGAFAAYYFGLAKFGGWHGNFDWDTVWPVIGVLMKNFQYVGFGIAVVALLLIPQLQYRRNKKGYFKIAEDYDEYLIEMEKA, from the coding sequence TTGAATATATTATTAGGCATATGGAATTTTTTCCAAACAAATATTTTGACAAACCCAGCATTCTTTATAGGTTTTATAGTACTTATAGGTTATTTATTATTAAAACGTCCAATTTACGAAGCAATAGCAGGATTTATAAAAGCAACAGTTGGTTATTTGATTTTGAATGTAGCATCTGGAGGACTTGTAAGTAACTTTCGTCCAATACTAGCGGGATTAAAAGATCGTTTTAATTTAACAGCGGCAGTTATTGATCCTTATTTTGGTCAAACAGCAGCGCAAGCAGCTATAGAGAATATAGGTAGATCCTTTTCGCTTATGATGATAGTGCTATTAATAGCATTTATGTTTAACATAGTATTAGTATTGTTTAGAAAACAAACAAAAGTAAGAACCGTATTTATTACAGGTCATATAATGGTTCAACAATCTTCAACAGCTTTATGGATGGTATTATTCTGTTTCCCAAATATAATTGATACACAAGCAGTAATTATGCTTGGCTTATTACTTGGAACTTATTGGGCAGTAGCATCAAATCTTACAGTTGAAGCAACTCAAGAATTAACTGAAGGTGGTGGATTTGCAGTTGGTCATCAACAAATGTTTGGAATTTGGCTTACACACAAAATTGCAGGAAAAATTGGTAATAAAGAAAAATCAATAGAACATCTTAAATTACCAGGATTTCTAGAAATATTTAGTGACAACGTAGTTGCAACAGGTATACTAATGATGTTCTTCTTCGGAACAATAATGGGAATACTAGGACCAGACTTATTGCATCAAATAGATAAAACAGGATTTGCAGCAAATAGAAACTTCTTATTCTATATAATGGAAAAATCATTAAACTTTGCAGTTTACTTAAGCATATTACAACTTGGAGTTAAAATGTTCGTTTCAGAACTTACAGAATCATTTCAAGGTATTTCAAATAAAATTTTGCCAGGGTCAATGCCAGCAGTTGACTGCGCAGCTACATACGGATTCGGTCATGCTAATGCAGTAACAATTGGATTCTTATTTGGAGCATTAGGACAATTTATATCAATCATAGGATTAGTAGTGTTCCAAAGTCCAGTATTAATAATATCAGGATTCGTACCACTATTCTTTGATAATGCAACTTTTGCAGTATTTGCAAACAAAAAAGGTGGCTTAAGAGCAGCTTGTATAATTCCTTTCGTATCAGGAATTATTCAAGTATTAGGTGGAGCATTTGCAGCTTACTACTTTGGATTAGCAAAATTCGGTGGATGGCATGGAAACTTTGACTGGGATACAGTATGGCCAGTAATCGGAGTATTGATGAAAAACTTCCAATACGTAGGATTTGGAATTGCAGTTGTAGCATTACTTTTAATACCACAACTTCAATACAGAAGGAATAAAAAGGGATACTTCAAAATAGCTGAAGACTATGATGAATATCTTATTGAAATGGAAAAGGCATAA
- a CDS encoding methyl-accepting chemotaxis protein, with the protein MIKKNRSSIMKMMISILIPTSVIVCMLLASSAMYFARNAMINTGRELLTETSRLGGEEVYNVLNEKLTGVGIIASIPLMHDENISLDEKFKILKENGAVQKNNNMGIVYEDGLIHFLDGSVVDIKDRDYFIEAMKGKAYISKPFISRIDNKLIVALSSPIKVGNKTIGTIVALREGNDLSNITNAIKLLKTGEAFLIDSSGTFIASKDETKINGEYNLIKSSKNEDEKKLGEISSKMIKGSNAVEKWENSTGNSYIGYAQVGDLGWSIGLIAKEEELLSGLNLMNILLIITASISIIVISITIFKVSLKISRPVKAVDNIIGEMEHGDFTHEIDQKHLDDATEIGTMSRALKNMMQKINSVLKNVKGNSKKIDAQATTLAAISEEMSASTNNIVAAIDQVAQGTTSQATDLVQISTQLNEFSSDIKMVNDNIVIINDLSSEIGVRSLDSNGELKYLTEVIENLNNNFKSFSVSLYKMINDIKKVNEMTDLISSISEQTNLLALNAAIEAARAGEFGKGFAVVADEIRKLAEMSKDSSQNIYNISQNILISTNEINDKTSLITEDINKQNEVVNKTIKTFNNISEGINIVIPKIRDAASKFGTINIKKENILARIENISAISQEVAATSEEIAASSQEIHLASDEIAVSAQNLSISTNEMDDQLKFFKLK; encoded by the coding sequence ATGATAAAGAAAAATAGAAGTTCTATTATGAAAATGATGATTAGTATATTAATTCCTACGAGTGTAATAGTCTGTATGTTATTGGCCTCTAGTGCAATGTATTTTGCAAGAAATGCGATGATTAATACAGGACGAGAATTATTGACTGAAACGAGTAGACTTGGAGGAGAAGAAGTCTATAATGTTTTAAATGAAAAACTTACTGGTGTTGGAATAATAGCTAGTATTCCACTTATGCACGATGAAAATATATCTTTAGATGAAAAATTTAAAATACTTAAGGAAAATGGCGCAGTTCAAAAAAATAATAATATGGGTATCGTTTATGAAGATGGATTAATTCACTTTCTTGATGGATCAGTAGTTGATATTAAAGATAGAGATTATTTTATTGAAGCTATGAAAGGCAAAGCGTATATATCTAAACCATTTATAAGTAGAATAGATAATAAACTCATAGTAGCTTTATCATCGCCAATAAAAGTTGGAAATAAAACTATAGGAACTATTGTAGCACTTAGAGAAGGTAATGATTTATCCAACATTACAAATGCAATAAAGCTTCTAAAAACTGGAGAAGCATTCTTAATAGATAGTTCAGGTACTTTTATTGCAAGTAAAGACGAAACGAAGATAAATGGGGAATATAATCTTATTAAATCTAGTAAAAATGAAGATGAAAAAAAACTAGGTGAAATCTCTTCAAAGATGATTAAAGGCAGTAATGCTGTTGAAAAATGGGAAAATAGTACTGGTAACTCATATATAGGATATGCTCAAGTAGGCGATTTAGGATGGTCTATTGGACTGATAGCTAAAGAAGAAGAACTACTTAGTGGGTTGAATCTTATGAATATATTACTAATAATAACAGCTAGTATATCTATAATCGTAATTAGTATTACTATTTTTAAAGTTTCATTGAAGATATCTAGACCTGTAAAAGCTGTAGATAATATAATTGGAGAAATGGAACATGGTGATTTCACACATGAGATAGACCAAAAGCATTTAGACGATGCTACAGAAATAGGAACAATGAGCAGAGCTCTCAAGAATATGATGCAGAAGATTAATAGTGTATTGAAAAATGTTAAAGGCAATTCAAAAAAAATAGATGCTCAAGCTACAACACTTGCAGCCATTTCAGAAGAAATGTCAGCATCAACAAACAATATAGTAGCTGCAATAGATCAAGTCGCTCAAGGGACAACTAGTCAAGCTACAGATTTAGTTCAAATATCAACCCAATTAAATGAGTTTAGTAGTGATATTAAGATGGTTAATGATAATATTGTAATTATAAATGATTTATCTAGCGAAATAGGCGTAAGATCTTTAGATAGTAATGGAGAATTGAAATATTTAACAGAAGTTATAGAAAATTTAAATAATAATTTTAAAAGCTTCAGTGTATCTTTATATAAGATGATTAATGATATAAAAAAAGTAAATGAAATGACTGATTTAATAAGTAGCATTTCAGAACAAACTAATCTTTTAGCTCTAAATGCGGCTATTGAAGCGGCAAGAGCTGGTGAGTTTGGAAAAGGTTTTGCAGTAGTTGCTGATGAAATAAGAAAACTTGCAGAAATGAGTAAAGATTCTTCACAAAATATATATAATATATCACAGAATATATTGATTAGCACTAATGAAATTAATGATAAGACATCTTTAATTACTGAAGACATAAATAAACAAAATGAAGTGGTTAATAAAACTATAAAAACATTTAACAATATATCTGAAGGCATAAATATTGTGATACCTAAGATAAGAGATGCAGCAAGCAAATTTGGTACTATAAATATTAAAAAAGAAAATATATTAGCAAGAATAGAAAATATTTCGGCAATATCACAGGAAGTTGCTGCAACATCAGAAGAAATTGCAGCCTCATCACAAGAAATACATTTAGCATCAGATGAAATTGCAGTCTCAGCACAAAACTTATCCATTTCAACAAATGAAATGGATGATCAATTAAAATTCTTTAAATTAAAATAA
- a CDS encoding PTS sugar transporter subunit IIB: MLKVIAACGSGMGSSQIIKMKIEKVFKKLNIPVTIQHNSVGEAKSQASNFDVVFCSQVLTSNFKRAEDSGTIIIGLKNILSEKEMEEKVIEKIVNKK; the protein is encoded by the coding sequence ATGTTAAAAGTAATAGCAGCTTGCGGAAGCGGGATGGGTTCAAGCCAAATAATAAAGATGAAAATAGAGAAGGTTTTTAAAAAATTAAACATACCAGTGACAATTCAACACAATAGTGTAGGAGAAGCTAAAAGTCAAGCTTCAAACTTTGATGTAGTATTTTGTTCACAAGTATTAACATCCAATTTTAAAAGAGCAGAAGATTCAGGAACTATAATCATAGGCTTAAAAAATATTTTGTCAGAAAAAGAAATGGAAGAAAAAGTTATAGAAAAGATAGTGAATAAGAAATAG